In one window of Ruminococcus hominis DNA:
- the cbiT gene encoding precorrin-6Y C5,15-methyltransferase (decarboxylating) subunit CbiT encodes MNITRQIYLIGIGMGSRNTRTLLTESILEQCDCIIGASRMLESVQEYNKPQFCSYKPDEICQWLDTHLQYQNIGIVLSGDTGFYSGAKKLENVIKTKLGNDEQCIQVYQIPGISSVVYLAAKLHTSWDDAKIISAHGEKQNYIQTIANHNKTFLLLGGNDIAEEVCKKVKKYHLDDTLFYIGKNLSYENELIVIRKGSELTIEDLSGLCTVMVKNTRPQSWKYKGIPEEDWVRGKVPMTKEEIREISLRKLGLTEEAVLYDIGAGTGSVSIEAALCSEKIRVYAIEKNPEGISLIEENKKKFCTDWVTAIEGVAPDVLSKLEKPTHVFIGGTSGNLKAILKAVRDKNPEVTIVLNAISLETIKEIMEATKERLLQNPEIIQVCVSKAKTLGQYHMMLGQNPIYIVTDRKEG; translated from the coding sequence ATGAATATAACAAGACAGATTTATTTGATTGGGATAGGAATGGGTTCGAGAAATACACGAACATTATTAACAGAGAGCATTTTAGAACAGTGTGATTGCATTATAGGAGCATCCAGAATGCTGGAATCCGTTCAAGAATATAATAAACCTCAATTTTGCTCTTATAAACCAGATGAAATTTGTCAGTGGCTGGATACACATTTACAATATCAGAATATAGGGATTGTTTTATCTGGAGATACAGGATTTTATAGCGGAGCAAAGAAACTGGAAAATGTAATTAAAACAAAATTGGGAAATGATGAGCAGTGTATACAGGTATATCAGATTCCTGGTATTTCGTCTGTTGTATATCTGGCAGCAAAGTTGCATACATCATGGGATGATGCCAAAATTATAAGTGCGCATGGTGAAAAGCAAAATTACATCCAGACTATTGCAAATCATAATAAAACCTTCTTACTTCTTGGTGGAAATGATATTGCAGAAGAAGTTTGTAAAAAAGTAAAAAAATATCATTTGGACGATACTCTATTTTATATAGGTAAAAATTTGTCTTATGAAAATGAATTAATAGTAATTCGGAAGGGTTCTGAACTAACAATAGAAGATTTATCAGGCCTATGTACTGTAATGGTAAAAAACACAAGACCACAAAGTTGGAAGTATAAGGGGATTCCAGAGGAAGACTGGGTACGTGGAAAAGTTCCTATGACGAAAGAGGAGATACGAGAGATTAGTCTTCGTAAATTAGGGTTGACTGAGGAAGCTGTATTGTATGATATTGGGGCAGGAACAGGTTCAGTTTCAATTGAGGCAGCGTTATGTTCAGAAAAAATCCGGGTGTATGCAATAGAAAAGAATCCGGAAGGAATATCGTTAATAGAAGAAAACAAGAAAAAGTTTTGTACAGATTGGGTTACAGCTATTGAGGGAGTAGCGCCGGATGTACTGAGCAAATTAGAAAAACCAACCCATGTCTTTATTGGAGGAACATCAGGAAATTTAAAAGCTATATTAAAAGCTGTGAGAGATAAAAATCCCGAAGTAACCATCGTATTGAATGCAATTTCATTAGAAACAATTAAAGAAATAATGGAGGCAACAAAAGAACGGCTACT
- the cobJ gene encoding precorrin-3B C(17)-methyltransferase: protein MKKIYVVGLGPGAGKQMTGEAYTALEQSEVIVGYPVYLDLIRDTFPDKIYKSTPMKQEVERCHMAFMEAMQEKTTAMVCSGDAGVYGMAGLMLQISSKFPEVEVEIIPGITAAIGGAAVLGAPLMHDFAVISLSDLMTPWDKIEIRLRAAAMADFVICLYNPSSKKRSDYLEKACKIMKEFKKPETICGLVRNIGRKEETRQILTLEELEHTETDMFTTVFIGNAQTMCLNHKMVTPRGYNVTR from the coding sequence ATGAAGAAAATTTACGTGGTTGGTCTTGGACCAGGGGCTGGAAAGCAGATGACAGGGGAAGCGTATACCGCTTTAGAACAAAGTGAAGTAATTGTTGGCTATCCAGTGTATTTAGATTTGATTCGGGACACATTTCCGGATAAAATATATAAAAGTACTCCAATGAAACAAGAAGTAGAACGATGTCATATGGCATTTATGGAAGCAATGCAAGAAAAAACAACAGCCATGGTATGTAGTGGTGATGCAGGAGTATACGGAATGGCCGGATTAATGCTTCAGATTAGTTCAAAATTTCCAGAAGTTGAGGTAGAGATTATTCCGGGAATCACTGCGGCAATTGGAGGGGCAGCGGTTTTAGGAGCACCGCTGATGCATGATTTTGCCGTAATCAGCTTGAGTGATTTGATGACCCCATGGGATAAAATTGAAATACGATTAAGGGCAGCTGCAATGGCTGATTTTGTTATTTGCCTTTATAATCCTTCCAGCAAAAAACGTAGCGATTATCTGGAAAAAGCTTGCAAAATTATGAAAGAGTTTAAGAAACCAGAGACTATTTGTGGTTTAGTCCGCAATATAGGAAGAAAAGAAGAAACAAGACAGATTCTTACACTGGAAGAGTTAGAACATACGGAGACGGATATGTTTACAACGGTGTTTATAGGAAATGCCCAAACAATGTGTTTAAATCATAAAATGGTCACACCTAGAGGATATAATGTAACAAGATAA
- the cobM gene encoding precorrin-4 C(11)-methyltransferase yields MITFVGAGPGAEDLITVRGLKLLQTADIIVYAGSLVNPELLNNKKENCIVYNSAEMTLEEVMDVMVNGDHEGKEIVRLHTGDPCLYGAIKEQMDWLMREQIKYEVCPGVSSFCGAAAALNAEYTLPGISQSVIITRMAGRTPVPERESIRSFASHQATMTIFLSTGMLLELQKELIAGGYSPDTPAAIVYKATWPEEKVYHCTIDSLARTAKENDIKKIALIVVGRVLNSEYQRSELYHPDFTTEFRKGRKEP; encoded by the coding sequence GTGATAACATTTGTAGGAGCAGGTCCGGGAGCGGAAGATTTGATTACAGTTAGAGGATTGAAACTTCTTCAAACAGCAGATATTATTGTATATGCGGGCTCACTTGTCAATCCAGAGCTGTTGAATAACAAAAAAGAAAATTGTATTGTCTATAATAGTGCAGAAATGACATTAGAAGAAGTTATGGATGTTATGGTTAATGGAGATCACGAAGGAAAAGAAATTGTGCGTTTACATACAGGAGATCCATGCCTTTATGGTGCGATTAAAGAGCAAATGGATTGGCTTATGAGGGAACAAATTAAATACGAAGTATGTCCCGGAGTAAGTTCTTTCTGCGGAGCAGCAGCGGCATTAAATGCGGAATATACACTGCCCGGTATTTCACAGTCTGTGATTATTACAAGAATGGCAGGGCGTACACCTGTTCCGGAAAGAGAATCAATTCGTTCCTTTGCATCACACCAGGCAACGATGACAATCTTTTTAAGTACGGGCATGCTTTTGGAGTTGCAAAAAGAACTAATAGCGGGCGGCTATTCACCGGATACTCCTGCGGCAATTGTTTATAAAGCAACATGGCCGGAAGAGAAAGTGTATCATTGTACAATAGACTCATTAGCAAGAACAGCAAAAGAAAATGACATCAAAAAAATAGCACTTATCGTTGTTGGCCGTGTATTAAACAGTGAATATCAACGCTCTGAGTTATACCATCCTGATTTTACAACTGAATTTAGAAAGGGAAGAAAGGAGCCTTGA
- the cobI gene encoding precorrin-2 C(20)-methyltransferase, giving the protein MKGKFYGVGVGSGDPELLTIKALRVMKECEVIAIASSKEYIEKPIIINFDEQAEYEAALQDCVAYQIALEAIPELKEKELLLLPMPMIKDMQKLKLIHEADAIKVIENLKKGKSVAFITLGDPTVYSTVLYVHKHLQDKNYETHLIPGVPSFCSAAARLNIGLVENREELHILPASYEIEQELRLPGTKILMKTGKQLAKVKQLLKNENYQVEMVENCGMKNEKIYRTIDDIPETTGYYSLMIIKEAKE; this is encoded by the coding sequence ATGAAAGGAAAATTTTATGGAGTAGGTGTTGGTTCAGGTGATCCAGAATTATTGACAATAAAAGCACTTCGTGTAATGAAAGAATGCGAAGTAATTGCGATTGCTTCGTCAAAGGAATATATAGAAAAACCTATAATCATTAATTTCGATGAACAAGCGGAATATGAGGCGGCTTTACAAGATTGTGTAGCCTACCAAATAGCTTTGGAAGCCATACCTGAGTTAAAAGAAAAAGAATTATTGTTGCTTCCGATGCCGATGATTAAAGATATGCAGAAATTAAAATTGATACATGAAGCAGATGCAATAAAAGTTATAGAAAATCTAAAAAAAGGAAAATCTGTCGCTTTTATTACATTAGGAGATCCTACTGTTTATTCAACGGTTTTATATGTTCACAAACATCTTCAGGATAAAAATTATGAAACACATTTAATTCCTGGGGTCCCTTCATTTTGCAGTGCTGCAGCAAGGTTGAACATAGGCTTGGTTGAAAATAGAGAGGAGCTTCATATTCTTCCGGCATCCTATGAAATTGAGCAAGAACTACGATTACCAGGAACAAAAATATTGATGAAAACCGGAAAACAGTTAGCAAAAGTAAAACAGTTATTAAAGAATGAAAATTATCAGGTTGAAATGGTAGAAAATTGTGGTATGAAAAATGAAAAAATATATCGAACCATAGACGATATACCAGAAACGACAGGGTATTATTCATTGATGATTATAAAAGAAGCGAAAGAATAA
- the cbiD gene encoding cobalt-precorrin-5B (C(1))-methyltransferase CbiD, translating to MTGQNSTEIWYEQKKLKTGYTTGSCAAAATKAALEMLLSGNEIQNISLLTPNQIELYLEVKDISIARDWVSCGIQKDSGDDPDVTNGICVYARVEKRFGTEIIIDGGIGVGRVTRKGLEQSIGQAAINKVPREMIIKEAKEQCAKYDYHQGLSIVISVPEGVELAKKTFNPRLGIEGGISILGTTGIVQPMSEKALTDTIFLEMKMLKENGFDWCYAVPGNYGIDFLNDSLGFDADIAVKYSNYVGDVIDDAVNLDMKGLLFVGHIGKLIKVAAGVMNTHSRQADCRMEVLSVHAALCGADRAVIQELMNCITTTEAIEILKRENLLETVMESVMKRVEFYLQNRAGEELKIGAILFSKEEGVLGETTQVSELLKHIQDQKRQGYKLE from the coding sequence ATGACAGGACAAAATAGCACAGAAATATGGTATGAACAAAAAAAATTAAAAACTGGATATACAACTGGAAGTTGTGCAGCAGCAGCTACGAAGGCAGCTTTGGAAATGTTATTGTCCGGAAATGAAATACAAAATATTTCTTTGCTCACACCAAATCAAATAGAGCTCTATTTAGAAGTAAAAGATATTTCAATAGCGAGAGACTGGGTGAGTTGTGGTATACAAAAAGATAGTGGTGATGATCCGGATGTGACGAATGGCATTTGTGTGTATGCAAGAGTTGAAAAACGATTCGGAACAGAAATTATCATTGATGGTGGTATAGGTGTAGGGCGTGTGACAAGGAAAGGTCTGGAACAAAGTATTGGTCAGGCAGCAATTAATAAAGTTCCTCGTGAAATGATAATTAAAGAAGCAAAAGAACAATGCGCAAAATACGATTATCATCAAGGCTTGTCCATCGTTATTTCTGTACCAGAGGGTGTTGAACTTGCAAAAAAAACATTTAATCCAAGATTGGGGATAGAAGGAGGAATTTCCATATTAGGGACAACGGGAATTGTGCAGCCTATGAGCGAAAAGGCATTAACAGATACGATTTTCCTTGAAATGAAAATGTTAAAGGAAAATGGTTTCGATTGGTGTTATGCAGTACCAGGGAATTATGGAATTGACTTTTTAAATGATTCATTAGGATTTGATGCGGATATAGCAGTGAAATACAGTAATTATGTAGGAGATGTTATTGATGATGCAGTAAATTTGGATATGAAAGGACTGTTGTTTGTCGGACATATCGGTAAATTGATAAAAGTTGCAGCAGGAGTAATGAACACCCATTCTAGACAGGCTGATTGCAGAATGGAAGTTTTATCTGTACATGCAGCATTATGTGGTGCCGATAGAGCGGTTATACAGGAATTAATGAATTGTATTACAACAACGGAAGCGATTGAGATATTAAAAAGAGAAAACTTATTAGAGACAGTTATGGAATCGGTTATGAAACGGGTTGAATTTTATTTGCAAAATCGAGCCGGAGAAGAGTTGAAAATTGGTGCAATCCTCTTTTCTAAGGAAGAGGGGGTTTTAGGAGAGACAACACAGGTGTCAGAACTTCTTAAACATATACAAGATCAGAAACGACAGGGGTATAAACTAGAATGA
- a CDS encoding O-antigen ligase family protein yields MDNKNINTIEKNWLNTIFCLYILSYVLPIGKIFNIPVQKICICLFLAVSGYIFIKLNDWKSIIRTSKLEIVVLISGALWCVVSWLQGCEYSVECASLLYLSFIMFLIILHLIKENLLDLHKIMRCLFWMMLAKIIAKIILEVIFLCKLIQYEVLYQLYIQIFNVEAIMMTMKLGSLTFVRVQSTSDILVIGLLPFFLLLPEIRRSKKFWLTVLLAIYTMIVYSRLYMVEFASFMVLLLLFEWKYISKKVRYIGIGGAVLTSFIWFKPIFKIVQYRFFSAKVVESDSVRQIQIQELTKGISEAPLFGHGMGSYLPNLIRSTTAPFSYEAEYLSFLYQFGLIGFVMIILGIISVYIKEIWQYVKYNNIQIKLFTLLCLAWMLARPIFNPSFYGIQNGFYVIGLLLINAYFNIENNNSKMVQVQDNLGAQIR; encoded by the coding sequence ATGGATAATAAAAATATAAATACAATAGAAAAGAACTGGCTAAATACAATATTTTGCCTTTATATATTGAGTTATGTATTACCGATAGGTAAAATTTTTAACATTCCGGTTCAAAAAATATGTATCTGTTTATTTTTGGCTGTAAGTGGCTATATATTTATTAAATTGAATGATTGGAAAAGCATAATTAGGACTTCAAAATTGGAGATTGTGGTTTTAATAAGCGGGGCATTATGGTGTGTGGTTAGTTGGTTGCAAGGTTGTGAATATAGTGTGGAGTGTGCTTCGCTTTTATATCTTTCTTTTATTATGTTTTTGATCATCTTGCATTTAATAAAAGAAAATTTACTGGATTTACACAAGATAATGAGATGCTTATTTTGGATGATGCTGGCAAAAATAATTGCAAAAATAATATTAGAAGTTATCTTTTTATGCAAGTTAATTCAATATGAAGTTTTGTATCAGTTATATATACAAATTTTTAATGTAGAAGCAATTATGATGACAATGAAGTTAGGAAGTCTGACATTTGTTAGAGTTCAAAGTACTTCAGATATTCTTGTTATTGGATTATTGCCATTTTTTTTATTACTTCCAGAAATAAGACGAAGTAAAAAGTTTTGGCTTACGGTATTATTAGCAATCTATACAATGATTGTATATTCAAGATTGTATATGGTAGAATTTGCCAGCTTTATGGTGTTATTATTGCTTTTCGAATGGAAATATATTTCCAAAAAAGTGCGATATATTGGAATAGGGGGAGCAGTTTTAACTTCTTTTATTTGGTTTAAACCTATATTTAAAATAGTGCAATATCGTTTTTTCTCTGCAAAAGTAGTTGAGTCAGATTCGGTTCGGCAGATTCAAATACAAGAATTGACCAAAGGAATTTCAGAAGCCCCTCTTTTTGGTCATGGTATGGGAAGTTATCTTCCAAATTTGATTAGAAGTACGACAGCTCCTTTTTCCTATGAAGCAGAATACCTTTCTTTTCTTTATCAGTTCGGCTTAATTGGATTTGTTATGATAATTTTAGGGATTATTAGCGTGTATATCAAGGAGATTTGGCAGTATGTAAAATATAATAATATTCAAATAAAATTATTTACTTTATTGTGCTTAGCGTGGATGTTGGCAAGACCGATATTTAATCCGTCTTTTTATGGTATACAAAATGGTTTCTATGTAATAGGATTACTTTTAATAAATGCTTACTTTAATATAGAGAATAATAATTCCAAAATGGTACAGGTTCAGGATAATCTAGGAGCACAAATTAGATGA
- the glf gene encoding UDP-galactopyranose mutase translates to MNQTTYDYLIVGAGLYGSVAANELKKKGKKCLVIDKREHIAGNIYTENIEAINVHKYGAHIFHTSDKKIWNYINQFAEFNNYINSPVAIYKDELYNLPFNMNTFSKMWGIRTPQEAKEMIAKQVSESGIKEPKNLEEQGLSLVGRDVFEKLVKGYTEKQWGRDCKDLPSFIIKRLPVRFTYDNNYFNDRYQGIPIGGYTAIIEKMLEGIDVQLNTDFFEFHKSHPDIATTIIYTGMIDEYYNYQFGALEYRSVRFETETLDCDNYQGNAVVNYTDREVPYTRIIEHKHFEFGTQEKTVISKEYSSEWTVGMEPYYPVNDERNSALYQKYKELADKEEHIIFGGRLGHYKYYDMDKVIAAALDDVSKLI, encoded by the coding sequence TTGAATCAGACAACATATGACTATTTAATTGTTGGAGCCGGTTTATATGGTTCTGTTGCAGCTAATGAATTGAAGAAAAAAGGCAAAAAATGTCTAGTTATAGATAAACGTGAGCATATTGCCGGAAATATATATACCGAGAATATCGAGGCAATAAACGTACATAAATATGGCGCTCATATTTTTCATACCTCAGACAAAAAAATATGGAATTATATAAACCAATTTGCTGAATTTAATAACTATATTAATTCACCTGTTGCTATTTATAAGGATGAACTGTATAATCTTCCTTTCAATATGAATACTTTCAGTAAAATGTGGGGAATACGTACTCCTCAAGAGGCAAAAGAAATGATTGCCAAACAAGTTTCTGAATCAGGTATTAAAGAGCCTAAAAATTTAGAAGAACAAGGATTATCTCTTGTTGGTCGTGATGTATTTGAAAAGCTTGTAAAAGGTTACACTGAAAAACAGTGGGGTCGCGATTGTAAAGATCTTCCATCATTTATTATAAAACGCCTCCCAGTTCGTTTCACATATGATAATAATTATTTTAATGACAGATATCAAGGTATTCCTATTGGTGGTTATACAGCAATTATTGAAAAAATGTTAGAAGGTATAGATGTACAACTCAATACTGATTTTTTTGAATTTCATAAATCTCATCCCGATATCGCTACTACCATCATTTATACCGGCATGATTGATGAATATTATAATTATCAATTTGGCGCACTTGAATACCGCTCTGTTAGATTTGAAACAGAAACTTTAGATTGTGATAATTATCAAGGAAATGCTGTTGTAAATTATACAGATCGAGAAGTCCCTTATACAAGAATCATTGAACACAAACATTTTGAATTTGGAACGCAGGAGAAAACTGTAATTTCCAAAGAATATTCTTCCGAATGGACTGTTGGCATGGAACCTTATTATCCGGTAAACGATGAAAGAAACAGTGCTCTTTACCAAAAATATAAAGAACTGGCAGATAAAGAAGAACACATTATATTTGGCGGTCGCTTAGGACATTACAAATATTATGATATGGATAAAGTAATAGCTGCTGCGCTGGATGATGTGAGTAAATTGATATAA
- a CDS encoding manganese catalase family protein has translation MWNYEKRLQYPVKITQTNPKIAQVIISQFGGPDGELAASMRYLSQRYTMPYKEVTGTLTDIGTEELAHMEIVCAIVYQLTRDLTPEQLKESGFDKYYVDHTLALWPQAASGAPWTATYFQSKGDPITDLHEDMAAEQKARTTYDNILRLVKDPEVCDPIRFLREREIVHYQRFGESLRIVQDNLDSKNFYAINPEFD, from the coding sequence ATGTGGAATTATGAAAAAAGATTGCAGTATCCTGTTAAAATCACTCAAACTAACCCAAAGATTGCACAAGTCATTATATCGCAATTTGGTGGTCCAGATGGAGAGCTGGCTGCATCTATGAGATATTTGTCTCAAAGATATACAATGCCGTATAAGGAAGTAACAGGCACATTAACTGATATTGGAACGGAAGAACTGGCCCATATGGAAATCGTGTGTGCTATAGTGTATCAATTAACCAGAGATTTAACTCCAGAACAGTTAAAAGAATCGGGATTTGATAAGTATTATGTTGATCACACATTAGCTCTTTGGCCTCAAGCTGCCAGCGGAGCTCCTTGGACCGCTACCTATTTTCAATCTAAAGGAGATCCGATAACCGATTTGCACGAAGATATGGCAGCTGAGCAAAAAGCCCGTACTACTTATGATAATATTTTACGCCTTGTGAAAGACCCTGAAGTATGTGACCCTATACGCTTCTTAAGAGAGCGAGAAATTGTTCATTATCAACGTTTTGGTGAAAGCTTAAGAATTGTGCAGGATAATTTAGATAGTAAAAATTTCTATGCAATTAATCCTGAATTTGATTAA
- a CDS encoding spore coat protein CotJB → MTTCPCRRDLLNKIYEVSFAVDDVKLYLDTHPWDEEALSYFREYSHMRNEALKEYARYYGPLTIDTAVQSDCEKWNWINEPWPWQEGGC, encoded by the coding sequence ATGACAACCTGTCCATGTAGAAGAGATTTGTTAAATAAAATTTATGAAGTCAGTTTTGCAGTTGATGATGTAAAGTTATATTTAGATACACATCCCTGGGATGAAGAAGCTTTGTCTTATTTCAGAGAATATAGTCATATGCGTAACGAAGCTTTAAAAGAGTATGCCAGATATTATGGCCCACTAACAATTGATACTGCCGTACAATCTGATTGTGAAAAATGGAATTGGATAAATGAACCTTGGCCATGGCAAGAAGGAGGATGCTAA
- a CDS encoding spore coat associated protein CotJA — translation MINTSNNMRYQRQGYFNSNYTSCVNQACPCQREQDVLFDLPIAMAYVPWQKWEKIYDIQKGFQRGTIFEKLDKPFHGKGGCNR, via the coding sequence TTGATAAATACTTCCAATAATATGCGTTATCAACGTCAAGGATATTTTAATTCAAATTACACTTCTTGTGTAAATCAGGCGTGTCCTTGTCAAAGAGAACAAGATGTTTTATTTGATTTACCAATTGCGATGGCGTATGTCCCTTGGCAAAAATGGGAAAAAATATATGATATCCAAAAAGGATTTCAACGAGGAACAATATTTGAAAAATTAGACAAACCATTTCATGGAAAAGGGGGATGTAATAGATGA
- a CDS encoding S1C family serine protease, producing the protein MENQYNYYNPDDNQFQNNYSQGEPNHQKNPKKITKVIAVIGLAIIFGIVSSGVFLSTSYIGTNILGLNKNSNSDVKATTTAVTKSSSVVTSDVSSIVNDVMPSVVAITNMSVQEVQNFWGQTSQYQSESCGTGIIIAKTDNELLMVTNNHVIADNESLTVTFDDDTSVDADVKGTDSEHDLAVIAVPLDQISSKTMEKIAVATLGDSTALQVGEPAIAIGNAMGYGQSVTTGVISAVNRESTTTDEQTGETEETGVKLIQTDAAINPGNSGGPLVNANGEVIGINSSKLASTTVEGMGYAIPISDVSDIIDNLMNQETKHKVSEEKKGYLGVKGYDVTEESAEKYNMPTGVYVAEIVKGGGAEEAGITKGNVITALNGTTVNSMEELEKELGYYESGKTVSVTIQVPENNGEWTEKTVDVKLGKSSK; encoded by the coding sequence ATGGAAAATCAATATAATTATTATAATCCGGATGATAACCAGTTTCAAAATAATTATTCACAGGGAGAACCTAATCACCAAAAAAATCCGAAAAAAATAACAAAAGTTATAGCAGTGATTGGATTAGCAATTATCTTTGGAATTGTTTCTTCAGGTGTATTCTTATCAACAAGTTATATTGGAACAAATATATTAGGATTAAATAAGAACTCGAATAGTGATGTAAAAGCAACGACAACAGCTGTTACAAAATCGTCCAGTGTTGTAACTTCAGATGTTTCTTCAATTGTCAATGATGTAATGCCATCAGTCGTTGCAATTACGAATATGAGCGTTCAGGAAGTACAGAATTTTTGGGGTCAAACATCCCAATACCAGAGTGAAAGTTGCGGAACTGGAATCATTATTGCGAAAACAGATAATGAGCTTCTTATGGTAACAAACAATCATGTAATTGCAGATAATGAATCTTTAACGGTTACATTTGATGATGATACAAGTGTGGATGCAGATGTAAAAGGAACTGATTCAGAACATGATCTTGCTGTAATTGCTGTTCCATTGGATCAGATTTCTTCGAAAACAATGGAAAAAATTGCGGTTGCAACATTAGGAGATTCGACAGCTCTCCAGGTTGGTGAGCCAGCTATTGCAATTGGAAATGCTATGGGATATGGCCAGTCAGTTACAACAGGTGTTATCAGTGCAGTAAATAGAGAAAGTACTACAACTGATGAGCAAACAGGTGAAACTGAAGAAACCGGCGTAAAATTAATTCAGACAGATGCTGCAATCAATCCAGGAAATAGTGGCGGTCCTCTTGTAAATGCAAATGGCGAAGTGATTGGTATTAATTCTTCTAAGTTAGCAAGTACAACAGTTGAAGGAATGGGGTATGCAATACCAATTAGTGATGTTTCTGACATTATTGATAATCTGATGAATCAAGAAACAAAACACAAGGTTTCTGAAGAGAAAAAAGGATACCTTGGTGTAAAAGGATATGATGTAACAGAAGAAAGTGCTGAAAAATATAATATGCCTACAGGTGTTTATGTCGCTGAAATAGTCAAAGGCGGCGGGGCAGAAGAAGCTGGTATTACAAAAGGCAATGTTATTACAGCACTGAACGGAACAACAGTTAATAGTATGGAGGAACTAGAGAAAGAGTTGGGATACTATGAGAGTGGTAAAACGGTATCTGTAACTATTCAAGTTCCTGAAAACAATGGAGAATGGACTGAAAAGACAGTAGATGTAAAACTTGGAAAATCTTCTAAATAA